A single region of the Podospora pseudopauciseta strain CBS 411.78 chromosome 1, whole genome shotgun sequence genome encodes:
- a CDS encoding hypothetical protein (EggNog:ENOG503P677; COG:A) — translation MSINSYISKKVCIITTDGRTLVGTLAAYDNTTNLVLQNTIERIIRTPDDAEPSAQVPLGLYLIRGENVCTIGLVDEALDDSINWAEVKGAVIGTTKH, via the exons ATGTCAATCAACAGCTACATCTCCA AAAAAGtctgcatcatcaccaccgacggCAGAACCCTGGTCGGCACCCTCGCCGCGTACGACAACACAaccaacctcgtcctccaaaacaccatcgAGCGTATCATCCGCACTCCCGATGACGCCGAGCCCTCGGCCCAGGTTCCCCTGGGCCTCTACCTCATCCGCGGCGAGAACGTCTGCACGATCGGGCTCGTTGACGAGGCGCTAGACGACAGCATCAACTGGGCCGAGGTCAAGGGGGCTGTGATTGGGACTACGAAGCATTAA